One genomic window of Corticium candelabrum chromosome 9, ooCorCand1.1, whole genome shotgun sequence includes the following:
- the LOC134184097 gene encoding probable splicing factor, arginine/serine-rich 4, with amino-acid sequence MSSRHPPDISRMVSLKVDNLSYRTTEVDLRPVFEKYGDIGDIYIPRDRYSFQSRGFAFVRYYEKRDAEKALDRLDGYTLDGREVRVQYARFDRPDNARARYLPGGSRYRSSYGRSPSPRDRRHRESRGSRSRDHGRYRRRSPSYSRSRSRSRSRSRSRSRSRSRRRDYKSTRDQSKDRDSRRNSRDDSYSPRKRDKSPSPGSSRSRSRSAVSKSRSSKSKSPSSDKD; translated from the exons ATGAGTAGCCGGCATCCTCCCGATATCTCGCGGATGGTGAGCTTGAAGGTCGACAATCTGTCCTACCGAACGACGGAAGTCGACCTGCGTCCGGTATTCGAGAAATACGGCGACATCGGCGACATTTACATTCCGAGAGACCGCTACAGCTTCCAGTCGCGAGGTTTCGCCTTCGTACGCTACTACGAGAAGAGAGACGCCGAGAAAGCACTCGACAGGCTCGACGGCTACACACTTGACGGTCGAGAAGTAAGAGTTCAATACGCACGCTTTGATAGGCCAGATAACGCGCGCGCTAGGTACCTTCCTGGTGGTTCGAGATACAGGTCGTCGTACGGAAG GTCGCCATCGCCACGTGACAGACGCCACCGTGAGAGTCGCGGGTCTAGATCACGTGATCACGGGCGTTACCGCCGTCGGTCTCCCAGCTATTCACGGTCAAGATCTCGGTCACGGTCTCGATCCCGGTCAAGATCCCGATCTCG ATCTCGACGTCGGGACTACAAGAGCACCAGAGATCAATcgaaagacagagacagtagGAGAAATTCGCGGGACGACTCATACTCGCCACGGAAACGCGACAAGTCGCCGTCTCCCGGATCGTCACGATCCCGATCGCGTTCGGCCGTATCCAAGTCGAGAAGCTCCAAATCCAAATCTCCGTCATCAGACAAGGACTAG